A single Cottoperca gobio chromosome 5, fCotGob3.1, whole genome shotgun sequence DNA region contains:
- the perm1b gene encoding LOW QUALITY PROTEIN: uncharacterized protein perm1b (The sequence of the model RefSeq protein was modified relative to this genomic sequence to represent the inferred CDS: deleted 1 base in 1 codon) codes for MDDLDHSMHIANDDWTVFYEESEECGQLQPLLACHDSPNLSDSEDSANSSSVFGTGQQEPQQSTAAKYDLTTQAEICLDYPEGTINTAEHLTEETKANITTTLQTEQLNVQSSDGESTELNKEDGEEQMESHIHELKSIQSPDPLSFNQTELNVNELHSTDRVRSGVALRAEKERWFVTVNDNAARQRVRAPSVKKKRRQKKTRKDNHMCRPGQERLLENGVKLEIMKDSNDFEGGTDTEYVTQADQNLVNKSRGYSSAEADPESVHMDVISDSSQMSLTSSEEDNLSEKLVMSHSPRDISTEPAIDAKPHNTFTPKYPSRLDSVESDELDDGVEFFSTHSFDSESYLSATESVEELQHLLVDHQQLQSSLSLTENSHLFNLTENTDADNMQDRDSCDSPLCCVVTATDCEGHDSTNVQPSAGQSANKMPDDNATCDNDTRSTLPSDTPGLQKHEMNLSASGCSSGQQLLPIPDLIVTPCHVVDSPETYAEAAGHTRPVYAISAFWDEMEKLTINDILQLRMGGSTSPRETQETVTPDIDDHSSLVDTIEYNSSDGGLMDTSDTADSDYSTQPDESKPDRSSCEFFNSDFEEEYCQFLGASRNPSPDPQSKNQQSKSDSLYSLAHEEEESTGSDGKETPVPSEDFERKCFDDQDSNALISSELALPRRITKSKSMTTYKLSTPRNLSLQLLIGHDESSPFLSSCSSLEENVVLKASDSLGTRIPFLEEHDQISFPGVFEYFFREDKTQSDSRCVTVYDPKDISVAPVFDFTLCASNKKSFSFLHDSPLSEEKLIPIFSCSRPIIRELTFPNPDYVFLSADYEEEDDISPIRVVSHAFIQGTDCGAAAPHGFNTWNSLRKIRFPGKGSIWCRRSGAWVFPGEAEKITIKSADPPITVLTVRRVSSTPSQVFSELAVQQRVLEVIQTTRQEGIFSTLKQSDMCLVCIAFASWVLKSSDPEAADAWKAALLANVSALSAIQYLRQYVKKKNPS; via the exons ATGGATGATTTAGATCACAGCATGCACATTGCAAACGATGACTGGACGGTCTTCTATGAGGAGAGCGAGGAGTGCGGTCAGCTGCAGCCTTTGCTTGCCTGCCATGATAGCCCGAACCTCAGTGATTCAGAGGATTCAGCAAACTCGAGTTCAGTGTTCGGCACAGGCCAACAGGAGCCACAGCAGAGCACTGCTGCAAAGTATGATCTTACAACACAAGCTGAAATATGCCTTGATTATCCTGAAGGAACCATCAACACAGCAGAGCACCTCACAGAGGAGACAAAAGCCAACATCACAACCACACTGCAAACTGAGCAACTAAATGTTCAGTCTTCAGATGGAGAGTCAACAGAGCTGAACAAAGAGGATGGAGAAGAGCAAATGGAGAGTCACATTCATGAACTCAAATCCATTCAGTCACCTGACCCACTTTCTTTCAATCAAACAGAGCTAAATGTGAATGAGCTGCACTCTACAGACAGAGTGAGGAGTGGCGTTGCATTAAGAGCAGAAAAAGAGCGTTGGTTCGTGACAGTGAACGACAATGCTGCACGACAGCGAGTGCGAGCCCcctctgtgaaaaaaaaaagaagacaaaaaaaaactcGTAAGGACAATCACATGTGCAGACCTGGGCAGGAGAGATTGCTTGAAAACGGTGTTAAGTTAGAGATAATGAAAGATAGTAATGACTTTGAGGGAGGGACGGACACAGAGTATGTCACACAAGCAGACCAAAACTTGGTTAATAAATCAAGAGGGTATTCAAGTGCTGAAGCAGATCCTGAGAGCGTTCACATGGATGTCATTTCAGATTCATCGcaaatgtctttaacgtctagTGAAGAAGACAATTTGTCAGAAAAACTGGTGATGTCTCATTCCCCCAGAGACATCAGCACTGAGCCAGCAATAGACGCAAAACCGCACAACACATTTACACCAAAATACCCGTCACGGTTGGACAGTGTGGAGTCTGACGAGCTTGACGACGGTGTTGAGTTCTTTTCCACTCATAGTTTTGACTCTGAAAGTTATCTGTCAGCTACTGAATCAGTGGAGGAACTTCAGCATCTTCTCGTGGATCACCAACAATTGCAAAGCTCATTATCTCTGACTGAAAACAGCCATCTGTTCAATCTGACTGAGAATACCGATGCAGACAATATGCAGGACAGGGATTCTTGTGATAGCCCTCTCTGTTGCGTTGTAACAGCTACCGACTGTGAAGGTCATGACAGCACCAATGTTCAGCCATCTGCTGGCCAAAGTGCTAACAAAATGCCAGATGACAACGCCACATGTGATAACGACACACGCAGCACGCTGCCCTCGGATACACCTGGACTTCAAAAGCATGAGATGAATCTTTCAGCATCTGGTTGTTCTTCAGGACAACAGCTTCTCCCCATTCCTGATTTAATTGTAACACCTTGCCATGTGGTGGACAGCCCAGAAACATATGCCGAAGCAGCAGGCCACACTCGACCTGTGTACGCCATTTCTGCTTTTTGGGATGAAATGGAAAAATTGACGATAAATGACATTTTGCAGCTCAGGATGGGAGGAAGCACATCTCCCAGGGAAACACAAGAAACAGTGACACCAGACATAGATGATCACAGCTCTTTGGTCGACACGATAGAGTACAATTCGTCTGATGGTGGTCTGATGGATACCTCCGACACTGCTGATTCAGATTATTCCACGCAGCCGGACGAATCCAAGCCCGATCGTTCAAGCTGTGAGTTTTTCAACTCCGATTTTGAAGAAGAGTACTGCCAATTTCTTGGCGCCAGTAGGAACCCCAGTCCTGACCCTCAAAGCAAAAACCAACAAAGCAAGAGTGACTCTCTTTACTCTTTAGCacatgaggaggaggagtcCACAGGCTCTGATGGAAAAGAGACACCTGTGCCTTCGGAGGACtttgaaaggaaatgttttgatGATCAGGACTCAAATGCTTTAATTTCAAGCGAACTTGCTTTGCCGAGACGGataacaaaaagcaaaagcatg ACAACGTACAAGCTCTCAACACCGAGGAATTTATCTTTGCAGTTGCTAATTGGTCATGATGAGAGCAGTCCGTTTCTCAGCAGCTGTTCGTCTCTGGAGGAAAACGTGGTTTTAAAAGCGAGCGACAGCCTTGGAACACGAATACCTTTTCTGGAGGAACATGATCAAATATCCTTCCCTGGAGTGTTTGAATACTTCTTCAGAGAGGATAAAACACAGAGTGACTCTCGGTGTGTCACCGTCTATGATCCAAAGGACATCTCAGTGGCTCCTGTGTTTGACTTCACTCTTTGTGCATCCAATAAAAAGTCATTCTCCTTCCTCCACGATTCTCCGCTCAGTGAGGAGAAACTCATCCCCATTTTCTCTTGTTCTCGTCCCATCATCAGAGAACTCACATTCCCAAACCCGGACTATGTTTTCTTGAGTGCAGActatgaggaggaggacgacaTCTCTCCAATCAGGGTCGTGTCACACGCTTTCATACAGGGTACTGATTGCGGGGCGGCGGCCCCACATGGATTTAACACCTGGAATAGTTTGAGGAAGATTCGCTTCCCTGGCAAAGGGAGCATCTGGTGCAGGAGATCTGGGGCCTGGGTGTTCCCAGGTGAGGCTGAGAAGATCACCATCAAAAGTGCGGATCCACCAATAACAGTGCTCACTGTGAGGAGAGTCTCTTCAACTCCTTCTCAGGTTTTTAGTGAGTTAGCAGTGCAGCAGAGGGTTTTGGAAGTTATACAGACAACAA GACAAGAGGGCATCTTCTCCACACTGAAGCAGTCAGATATGTGTTTAGTCTGCATCGCTTTTGCCTCCTGGGTGTTAAAATCCTCTGATCCAGAGGCTGCTGATGCCTGGAAAGCAG CTCTGCTAGCAAATGTGAGTGCACTGTCGGCCATCCAGTACCTGCGGCAgtatgtgaagaagaagaatcctTCTTGA